In Burkholderia contaminans, the following proteins share a genomic window:
- a CDS encoding phytanoyl-CoA dioxygenase family protein, with amino-acid sequence MDVKKRLLPGIPLIESPLFDAEISQAELTPGEHEIASALNRNGYAVIDFPDPDLDVRIARIRERLAPLFADTGLSNDGVFYAAGRIQDAWINDPDVKAIAANVQMLDLLGRLYGRAAFPFQTLNFRVGTQQKLHTDAVHFSSIPQRFMCGVWVALEDISPEAGPLQLVPGSHNWPMIDNATAGRRGFGVSSESAQLPYQEIWDAMVEAKGASIKTFEARKGQALIWCANLLHGGSPQIDPAMSRWSQVTHYFFDDCVYYTPAFSDEYLGRLQLRNLVSVVDGTRKRNSYLGEEIVSPASGAHKSRILTGRLRKWMRRS; translated from the coding sequence ATGGATGTAAAGAAGCGTCTGCTGCCCGGCATTCCGTTGATCGAGTCACCACTTTTCGATGCTGAGATTTCCCAGGCGGAGTTGACACCTGGAGAGCACGAGATTGCGAGTGCGCTGAACCGTAACGGCTACGCGGTGATCGATTTTCCCGATCCGGATCTCGACGTGCGGATTGCTCGTATTCGTGAACGCCTGGCCCCGCTGTTTGCTGACACGGGACTAAGCAACGATGGTGTGTTTTATGCTGCTGGTCGCATTCAGGATGCGTGGATAAACGATCCCGATGTGAAGGCGATTGCCGCCAACGTTCAGATGCTGGATTTGCTCGGACGCTTGTATGGTCGGGCGGCTTTCCCGTTCCAAACACTCAATTTCCGGGTCGGTACTCAGCAAAAGCTGCACACCGATGCGGTGCATTTCTCTTCAATCCCTCAGCGCTTCATGTGTGGGGTGTGGGTCGCGCTTGAAGATATCTCGCCGGAGGCTGGGCCGCTTCAACTGGTTCCAGGATCGCATAACTGGCCCATGATCGATAATGCGACGGCTGGCCGACGCGGGTTTGGGGTGTCCAGTGAGTCGGCGCAATTGCCGTATCAGGAAATCTGGGATGCCATGGTGGAAGCAAAGGGCGCCAGCATCAAGACTTTCGAGGCGCGTAAAGGGCAAGCGTTGATCTGGTGTGCCAACCTGTTGCACGGAGGGAGCCCACAGATCGACCCTGCGATGTCACGCTGGTCGCAGGTGACGCACTATTTCTTCGACGATTGTGTTTACTACACGCCGGCGTTCTCCGACGAATATTTGGGCCGCTTGCAGCTCCGCAATCTGGTCAGCGTAGTCGACGGCACACGAAAGCGTAATTCCTATCTGGGTGAGGAAATTGTGTCGCCGGCTTCAGGCGCACATAAATCTCGAATCCTCACGGGAAGGTTGCGCAAGTGGATGCGTCGCTCCTGA